The following are from one region of the Sandaracinus amylolyticus genome:
- a CDS encoding alpha/beta fold hydrolase has protein sequence MPFAIRRGVRLYWELTGNEAGPPLLLIRGLSRSSRYWYDIRPLLEPRFRVLVLDNRGVGRSDAPVPGFTTADMADDVAAVLAASGVHRANVFGLSLGGMIAQQLVLRHPGRVERLVLGATTMGGSGAHRTPSDAILGFLRTANVSVADQIRLTMKWAIDPDALARRPEILDEWIAIAESEPRNRLSLAGQLLAAGMHDTSEHLHRVRAPTMVVVGDRDRLIPPMNSHRIARTIPRARLEVLHGAGHDFTTERPAEVAALVSEFFAPS, from the coding sequence ATGCCGTTCGCGATCCGGCGCGGAGTGCGCCTCTACTGGGAGCTCACCGGGAACGAGGCGGGGCCGCCGCTGCTGCTCATCCGAGGGCTCTCGCGCTCGAGCCGCTACTGGTACGACATCCGCCCGCTGCTCGAGCCGCGCTTCCGCGTGCTGGTGCTCGACAACCGCGGCGTCGGTCGCAGCGACGCGCCGGTCCCCGGCTTCACCACCGCCGACATGGCCGACGACGTCGCGGCGGTGCTCGCGGCGAGCGGTGTCCATCGCGCGAACGTGTTCGGCCTCTCGCTCGGCGGCATGATCGCGCAGCAGCTCGTGCTGCGTCATCCCGGCCGCGTCGAGCGCCTCGTGCTCGGCGCGACGACGATGGGCGGGTCCGGTGCGCACCGGACGCCGAGCGATGCGATCCTCGGCTTCCTGCGCACCGCGAACGTCTCGGTCGCCGATCAGATCCGGCTCACGATGAAGTGGGCGATCGATCCCGACGCGCTCGCGCGCCGACCCGAGATCCTCGACGAGTGGATCGCGATCGCGGAGAGCGAGCCGCGCAACCGGCTCTCGCTCGCGGGCCAGCTCCTCGCCGCCGGCATGCACGACACCAGCGAGCACCTGCACCGCGTGCGCGCGCCCACGATGGTCGTCGTCGGTGATCGCGATCGTCTGATCCCGCCGATGAACAGCCACCGCATCGCGCGCACGATCCCGCGCGCGCGCCTCGAGGTGCTGCACGGCGCGGGGCACGACTTCACGACCGAGCGACCCGCGGAGGTCGCGGCGCTGGTCAGCGAGTTCTTCGCGCCTTCGTGA